The DNA window attcaaataaaatttttaaccattttcgcacaaaaaaaaaaaaaacccacacacaaacaagacattACAAACAAAACCCCGAAATTGGTCCACATCAGATCTCGAACCTTTGCCAGTCACGACCTTCCAAATGGTGAAGGGGGGGTTGGGGCCAAGGTCCGACCGGTGCAATGCATGATGGGTGTTAGggcaaggcagagagagagagaaagagagaggaactgatTGGTTACTTGTCCCTTTTGGGCAGGAAACTCAGAACGAATTCACCCACGCCCAGGAAGTAGACGACCTGGGCAATTCCAAAGAGCGGAGCGATGACGAGGGCGCGGCAGTATGCCCCCTTCAGGAAAGCAGTGGGACCCTCCTTATGCAAGATTTTCCTGTGACGgcgagaacagagagaacagactcAGTTCTGTGTCTAACTGATATAAACTGCCCGAAAACAGCAAATAGCAACCTCTCAGACAGAGCGACCTCTCAGACAGAGCGACCTCTCAGACAGAACAACCTCTCAGACAGAGCGACCTCTCAAACAGAGCGACCTCTTAGACAGAGCGACCTCTCAGGCAGAGCGACCTCTTAGACAGAGCGACCTCTCAGACAGAGCGACCTCTTAGACAGAGCGACCTCTCAGACAGAGCGACCTCTTAGACAGAGCGACCTCTTAGACAGAGCCACCCTTTTTGTAGTACAATTTATAAGTGTTTGAATCTGTGCAACGGTTTTAAGATGAAACCAATTTTGAAAAATTTGTAAAAATTAGAACTGACCGGTTTACAAGAACTAGACGGAATTTTTGGAACTGTTTTCTCTTGAGGGATTAACAAGGGTTTCCCTGGAGGttttcagattaaaatgaaaattatacTGATATATAAATGCTCCTTAATGGATAACTTTGCAGTGCTATTTTGCCATTGGTCGACACTGGAGTAAGTGGCAGTTGGCAGCATATTCCCTGTGGATTACAGTTAAAAAGAACTCAGAGCGCCTTGGACTGGAACACGCTTACGTACAATATTCAGCATCTCTGTGAAATTGTTATACAAAGAGTGAATCTTGGAAATAAAGATAAATGactattttctgtttgtgctgccAAGTCAAGCAAAACGTGAACAgccaatgagaaagaggaggataGGTCACCTGATACAGTCAATCACTCCATTGTACGTGTCCTCTTGGCTCCCACGTGTGAGTGACTGGAGCCTCGTTTTGatcactgcaacacacacacacacacacacacacacacatgcacatacacgtgcgtgcacacacacacacgcacacacacacagacaaacacataattATTACAATGAATGCAGTTCACATACCACACAGTTTAAACTACACATGCAGTGCTCAACAATTTACTGTTTCAAAAACAAGTTCAACATGCAAGCCTTCCCACAATGCATTACACATCGACAGTTATCTGTAACTCtaatatacagtgtggtgtatgaTACATGACCAGAGATATCAGCCCATTGATAAGCCCAGTTTTTGTGAACATAACTGAaaggtgttagtgtgtgtctcaCCATCCACTGGGTTGACAGCCACAGCAGCTGTGCTCCCTGCCACACAGCCGGAGATGAAGGAGACGTAAAACGGAGCTACGTCAGCTCCCTTCTTCCCCAGGTTATTCAGATTAGCAAACAAAGGGAAGTAGATGATGGAGAAGGGGACGTCCCTgtgggaggggaggagagattGAATGTGTCTCAGATTAGCACCAGGGCCTCAGGTTATAGCGTGTGCTGACATATTTGTTGATACTTCTGGACACTATGTTGTGTTTTAcatacctgtgtctgtgtgcgtgggtgggtaattgtgtgtgtgtgtgtgtgtgtgtgtgtgtgtgtgtgtgagggtgcatgcatgcatgtgtgtgtgtgcatgtatgtgtgtgtatgcatgtgtgtgtgtgtgcgcgcgcgtgtgtgtgtgcatgcgtgcatgggtgtgtgtgtgtgtgtgtgtgtgtgtgtgcatgcatgtgtgtgtgtgtgtgtgcgtgtgcatgcatgcgtgtgtatgtgtgtgtatgtgtgtgtgtgtgtgtatgtgtgtgtttgtgtatgtgtgtgagtacgtgtgtgtgtgtgtgtgtatgtatgtgtgtgtatgtatgtgtgtgtatgcatgtgtgtgtatgtatgtatgtgtgtgtgtgtgtgagtgtgtgtgtgtgtgtatgcatgtgtgtgtatgcgtgtgtgtgtatgtatgtgtgtgtatgcgtgtgtatgtgtgtgtgtgtgtgtatgtgtgtgagtacgtgtgcgtgtgtatgtgtgtgtgtatgcgtgtgtgtgtgtgtgtgtgtgtatgtatgcgtgtgcgtgtgcgtgtgtgtgtatgcgtgtgtgtgtgtgtgtgtatgtatgtgtgtgtatgcatgtgtgtgtgtgtgcgcgcgtatgtgtgtgtgtgtacctgagcaGTGTGGCTCCCAGGCCTTTGTATAGTCCAGCGATCCCTTTGCTGCGTAGCAGTTCCCGCGTGATCTGCATGGCCGTGGGCGACTTCACCTCCACTGAGCCTCCAGGTGCCACCGTCTCAGGCATGAGCTTCCTCTGGGCAGCTGCAGGTAAAATAACACGATTAAGACCATGTAATGACCATTATAACTAAGACTACAGCCATGTCATCGCCGTAACACTATATAGCAACTCATCAGTCAGGGTCATTACATCACCACCATCAGCATCATAAGTCTAATGATATAAGCACCAAACCATTAGTCATACCAGTCAACACTGTTACAGCATAAACATCACACTCCATAACAGGACTGCTATCAAAATCCTAACATTTCTATCAGCAGCATCATAACAGTACCAATATCAGTCATTTCCATAACAGTACTGACGTCATCACCTTAATGTTACTGACATCAGCAATGAAGCGTTACTGACGTCAGTCAGTACCGCACCAGTAGCTCACCGACCAATTAGAACGGTAACATTTCTGATGTCATAGACATAGAGTAATATTGTCGGTCATGCTGTAGCAAGAAAATA is part of the Chanos chanos chromosome 13, fChaCha1.1, whole genome shotgun sequence genome and encodes:
- the slc25a22a gene encoding mitochondrial glutamate carrier 1; the protein is MANKQISLPAKLINGGVAGLIGVTCVFPIDLAKTRLQNQQNGSRLYTSMSDCLIKTIRSEGYFGMYRGAAVNLTLVTPEKAIKLAANDFFRHHLSKDGQKLTLLREMLAGCGAGTCQVIVTTPMEMLKIQLQDAGRIAAQRKLMPETVAPGGSVEVKSPTAMQITRELLRSKGIAGLYKGLGATLLRDVPFSIIYFPLFANLNNLGKKGADVAPFYVSFISGCVAGSTAAVAVNPVDVIKTRLQSLTRGSQEDTYNGVIDCIRKILHKEGPTAFLKGAYCRALVIAPLFGIAQVVYFLGVGEFVLSFLPKRDK